A window of the Streptomyces sp. Ag109_O5-10 genome harbors these coding sequences:
- a CDS encoding PotD/PotF family extracellular solute-binding protein, whose translation MPQTSSQTPALSRRSLLRALGGTAALGALAGCGVPAAYVKAGDRAVTDVSAADHKLVFANWPLYIDVDDGNPNKRPTLDAFEKSSGISVDYIEEINDNDEFFGKISPALMNHQSTGRDLIVISDWMCARFVRLGWVQKMDRAHQPNVAKYLDPLLRSPAFDPGRLYTVPWQSGITGIAYNRRKLGREIRHVKDLWASDLKGRVTLLSGLDEAFALLMQGNGVDITKWTADDFYAVCDEVQREVDRGQIRRFTGNDYTKDLVSGDVLACQAYSGDVIQLQADNPDIRFVVPEEGAELWSDSLMIPDRADHKVNAERLVDHYYQPEVAAELAAWVNYVCPVPAAQQVLADSKDKDTAALADNPLIFPNTAMRERLAIARDITSTERVEFAKRWNKIVGL comes from the coding sequence GTGCCCCAGACCTCCTCCCAGACGCCCGCGCTCTCCCGTCGCTCCCTGCTGCGCGCGCTCGGCGGCACCGCCGCGCTCGGCGCGCTGGCGGGCTGCGGGGTGCCCGCCGCCTACGTCAAGGCCGGCGACCGCGCCGTGACCGACGTGTCCGCCGCGGACCACAAGCTGGTCTTCGCGAACTGGCCGCTGTACATCGACGTCGACGACGGCAACCCGAACAAGCGGCCCACCCTCGACGCCTTCGAGAAGAGCAGCGGGATCTCCGTCGACTACATCGAGGAGATCAACGACAACGACGAGTTCTTCGGCAAGATCAGTCCCGCGCTGATGAACCACCAGTCCACCGGCCGCGACCTCATCGTCATCAGCGACTGGATGTGCGCGCGGTTCGTCCGCCTGGGCTGGGTCCAGAAGATGGACCGCGCCCACCAGCCGAACGTGGCGAAGTACCTGGACCCGCTGCTCCGCTCGCCCGCCTTCGACCCCGGCCGCCTCTACACCGTGCCGTGGCAGTCGGGCATCACCGGCATCGCGTACAACCGCAGGAAGCTGGGCCGCGAGATCCGGCACGTCAAGGACCTGTGGGCGAGCGACCTCAAGGGCCGGGTGACCCTGCTCTCCGGCCTCGACGAGGCCTTCGCGCTGCTCATGCAGGGCAACGGCGTGGACATCACCAAGTGGACGGCCGACGACTTCTACGCCGTCTGCGACGAGGTGCAGCGGGAGGTGGACCGCGGCCAGATCCGCCGCTTCACCGGCAACGACTACACGAAGGACCTGGTCAGCGGCGACGTCCTGGCCTGCCAGGCCTACTCGGGCGACGTCATCCAGCTCCAGGCCGACAACCCCGACATCCGCTTCGTCGTCCCCGAGGAGGGGGCGGAGCTCTGGTCCGACTCCCTGATGATCCCGGACCGCGCCGACCACAAGGTCAACGCGGAGCGTCTCGTCGACCACTACTACCAGCCGGAGGTCGCCGCAGAGCTGGCCGCCTGGGTCAACTACGTCTGCCCGGTCCCGGCGGCCCAGCAGGTCCTCGCCGACTCCAAGGACAAGGACACCGCGGCCCTCGCCGACAACCCCCTGATCTTCCCCAACACGGCGATGCGCGAGCGACTCGCGATCGCCCGGGACATCACGTCGACGGAACGGGTGGAGTTCGCCAAGCGGTGGAACAAGATCGTGGGGTTGTAG
- a CDS encoding gamma-aminobutyraldehyde dehydrogenase gives MSTELRRLRNYIDGEFRDAADGRTTEVVNPATGEAYATAPLSGEADVDAAMAAAAAAFPGWRDTTPAERQKALLKIADAFEERAEELIAAEVENTGKPTGLTRSEEIPPMVDQIRFFAGAARMLEGRSAGEYMEGMTSIVRREPVGVCAQVAPWNYPMMMAVWKFAPAIAAGNTVVLKPSDTTPASTVLMAEIIGGILPKGVFNVVTGDRDTGRAMVEHPVPAMASITGSVRAGMQVAESASKDLKRVHLELGGKAPVVVFEDTDIAKAVEDISVAGFFNAGQDCTAATRVLVQESIHDEFVAALAKAAAETKTGQPDDEDVLFGPLNNPNQLKQVSGFIERLPAHAKVETGGQRVGDKGYFFAPTVVSGLKQDDEIIQNEVFGPVITVQSFTDEDQAVNWANGVEYALASSVWTKDHGRAMRMSKKLDFGCVWINTHIPLVAEMPHGGFKKSGYGKDLSGYGFEDYTRIKHVMTSLDA, from the coding sequence GTGAGCACCGAGCTGCGTCGTCTGCGCAATTACATCGACGGTGAGTTCCGGGACGCCGCCGACGGACGGACCACCGAGGTGGTCAACCCGGCGACCGGCGAGGCGTACGCGACCGCCCCGTTGTCCGGCGAGGCCGACGTCGACGCGGCGATGGCGGCCGCGGCCGCGGCCTTCCCGGGCTGGCGCGACACCACGCCCGCGGAGCGGCAGAAGGCCCTGCTGAAGATCGCGGACGCGTTCGAGGAGCGGGCCGAGGAACTCATCGCGGCGGAGGTGGAGAACACGGGCAAGCCGACCGGGCTCACCCGCTCCGAGGAGATCCCGCCGATGGTCGACCAGATCCGGTTCTTCGCGGGCGCGGCCCGGATGCTGGAGGGCCGGTCGGCCGGCGAGTACATGGAGGGCATGACCTCCATCGTCCGCCGCGAGCCGGTCGGTGTCTGCGCGCAGGTCGCGCCGTGGAACTACCCGATGATGATGGCCGTGTGGAAGTTCGCCCCGGCGATCGCCGCGGGCAACACGGTGGTCCTGAAGCCGTCGGACACCACCCCGGCCTCGACCGTCCTGATGGCCGAGATCATCGGCGGGATCCTGCCGAAGGGCGTCTTCAACGTCGTCACGGGCGACCGTGACACCGGTCGTGCGATGGTCGAGCACCCGGTCCCGGCGATGGCCTCCATCACCGGCTCCGTGCGGGCCGGCATGCAGGTCGCCGAGTCCGCGTCCAAGGACCTCAAGCGGGTCCACCTGGAGCTGGGCGGCAAGGCGCCGGTCGTCGTCTTCGAGGACACCGACATCGCCAAGGCCGTCGAGGACATCTCGGTGGCGGGCTTCTTCAACGCCGGCCAGGACTGTACGGCGGCGACCCGGGTGCTCGTCCAGGAGTCCATCCACGACGAGTTCGTCGCGGCGCTCGCGAAGGCCGCCGCCGAGACCAAGACCGGCCAGCCGGACGACGAGGACGTGCTGTTCGGACCGCTGAACAACCCGAACCAGCTCAAGCAGGTCTCCGGCTTCATCGAGCGGCTCCCGGCGCACGCGAAGGTCGAGACCGGCGGGCAGCGGGTCGGCGACAAGGGCTACTTCTTCGCGCCGACCGTCGTCTCCGGCCTCAAGCAGGACGACGAGATCATCCAGAACGAGGTCTTCGGGCCGGTCATCACCGTCCAGTCCTTCACGGACGAGGACCAGGCCGTGAACTGGGCCAACGGCGTCGAGTACGCGCTCGCGTCCTCGGTGTGGACCAAGGACCACGGGCGCGCGATGCGGATGTCGAAGAAGCTGGACTTCGGCTGCGTGTGGATCAACACGCACATTCCGCTCGTCGCGGAGATGCCGCACGGCGGCTTCAAGAAGTCGGGGTACGGCAAGGACCTGTCCGGGTACGGGTTCGAGGACTACACGCGGATCAAGCACGTGATGACGTCGCTGGACGCGTAA